The Methylomonas sp. UP202 DNA window AACCTTCACCGCTGCCGCGACTTATTGTCAGAAAGGCTCCTTTCAAGGCTGGAGATTGCTTATCAATTCTTCTCGACGACGGTCGTTACACGGCAGCACTTGTGTTAAGGGCAGACAATAGCAACCCTGAATATGGCAAGAATCTAGTTGCAAGCCTCGACTACTTAGAAACAGCGCCGCCATCTCTGGCGTTTTTTGAACTGAGAAGGTGGCTGATTAAGACACATGGAAATTGGAATAACGAACAGGACATTAGTTGGTATCAGACTGTCCGCTTCAAGGAAGCAAGTAAACGCATCAGGATTATTGGCTGTATCGATGTGCGGCCAAGTGATCCAAATGACTCCCGCTTTTATTCAGGGTGGATCAGCCTTGGTACACAAATTACTCTATGTCGTGCGCATGCGGCAAAATTCTCCTAAGGCATAAAAATATGCAAGTTTCGATCAACGCCAATGTTTGTAATCAGCAAACAATGACGATATGTGACCGCCTTCGGGGGCCGTTTAATGAAATCAGGCCGCCTCCTCGATTCCGCTAACGCTGCATCGAGGCTACGCAAGACCTGCGCCGGTCGTGCAATCATAACACTATCAAACGGCTATCCATTCCACTGCGGTCACTAAAGCCGAAGCCCGGTAGGAACGAACCTCATCAATCGCGAACGATGCGATTCACTGTTAATCGACAGCTTGGGCAAGTTTCCACGCCATAATTACGCTCAAGTTCTGAAATATTATTAAGAGGATGCCTGCAATGAAAACCACTATTTCCCTGGACAACACCGTACTGGAACAACTGCTGACTTACACTCAAGCCAAAACCACCAAGGAAAGTATCGCCAAAGCCATTGAAGAATACATCCGCTTTAAGCAGCGTCAAGAATTGCTGAATTGCCGGGGAGCAGTCGATATTGAAGACAACTGGCAAGCATTACGGGATTTGGAACGTCCATCATGAAACGGGTATTGATCGACACCTGTGCCTGGATCGATTTTTTCAAATCAAAAAATGGTCAATTAGGTGATCAGGTTGTGGCGTTAATTGAATCTAACCAAGCCGCAATAACGGGTGTAGTTGTCGCGGAATTGCTACAAGGCGTCAAACAGGAGAAGGAAAGCCAGCGCTTTAAAGCTACTGTTTCGTTCCATACATTATCTGCCAACCGAAGATAGCGATTGGTTCGCGGCTGGTATACTTGCCCAACAACTGCGAGCAAAAGGTTTAACCTTGCCGTTGACCGATGTTTTAATTGCCGTCATCGCTCAGCGGCATGCCATGAAGGTTTTAACCCTGGATAAACATTTTCAACACCTTCCGGTTGAGCATTTTTGCGGCGGGTAAATTAAAGAACCAACCGGATGGACGGGGATTTTCATTGAGGGTGTCCTGAAATTTGCAGCGGCAAGTGTGTTGCCCCAAAGTCGGCCATCGATTCCAATACCATTACGCCAGCAATGAATGACGGCTTTTGGGAATGGCGAATTGACGCGAGCGACCCTAAGGAGCCAGTCAC harbors:
- a CDS encoding type II toxin-antitoxin system VapB family antitoxin — protein: MKTTISLDNTVLEQLLTYTQAKTTKESIAKAIEEYIRFKQRQELLNCRGAVDIEDNWQALRDLERPS
- a CDS encoding PIN domain-containing protein, which translates into the protein MKRVLIDTCAWIDFFKSKNGQLGDQVVALIESNQAAITGVVVAELLQGVKQEKESQRFKATVSFHTLSANRR